The following proteins are encoded in a genomic region of Saccharopolyspora antimicrobica:
- a CDS encoding uracil-DNA glycosylase, with translation MTELDQLISRCTACPRLVAWREEVAEVKRAAFRDEEYWGRPVPGFGPPDAEIGFVGLAPAAHGGNRTGRIFTGDRSGDVLFQALYDVGLASQPEAHHLDDGLELFHTRITAPVHCAPPANKPTPAERDTCRPWLVRELDLLRPTLRVVIVLGAFGWQALLPVLADAVWEVPRPRPKFGHEAHVELQATDGGAPLHLLGCYHVSQQNTFTGKLTPAMLRGVLEHAKRLAGVA, from the coding sequence CTGACCGAACTGGACCAGCTGATCTCCCGCTGCACGGCCTGCCCGCGCCTGGTCGCCTGGCGCGAGGAGGTGGCCGAGGTCAAGCGCGCGGCGTTCCGCGACGAGGAGTACTGGGGCCGCCCGGTGCCCGGCTTCGGCCCACCGGACGCCGAGATCGGCTTCGTCGGTCTCGCCCCTGCTGCGCACGGCGGCAACCGCACCGGCCGGATCTTCACCGGCGACCGCAGCGGCGACGTCCTGTTCCAAGCGCTCTACGACGTCGGCCTGGCCTCCCAGCCCGAAGCCCACCACCTGGACGACGGCCTGGAGCTCTTCCACACCCGGATCACGGCCCCGGTGCACTGCGCCCCACCGGCCAACAAGCCGACCCCGGCGGAACGCGACACCTGCCGCCCGTGGCTGGTCCGCGAGCTGGACCTGCTCCGCCCGACCCTGCGAGTGGTGATCGTCCTCGGCGCCTTCGGCTGGCAGGCCCTCCTCCCGGTGCTCGCGGACGCGGTGTGGGAGGTTCCGCGACCCCGCCCGAAGTTCGGCCACGAAGCCCACGTGGAACTGCAGGCCACCGACGGCGGAGCGCCCCTGCACCTGCTCGGCTGCTACCACGTCAGCCAGCAGAACACCTTCACCGGAAAGCTGACGCCGGCAATGCTGCGCGGCGTGCTGGAACACGCCAAGCGTCTGGCAGGGGTTGCCTGA
- a CDS encoding FitA-like ribbon-helix-helix domain-containing protein codes for MAVLTIRDVPEDVKEALARDARESGQSLQAFLLGVLRRQAAFSRNRQLLSEIERDLAEGGGAGDDAPDAAALLEQARPEDLDGGVGRSGAGGAA; via the coding sequence ATGGCAGTGCTGACGATTCGAGATGTGCCGGAGGACGTCAAGGAGGCTCTCGCGCGTGACGCACGCGAGAGCGGACAGTCTCTGCAGGCCTTCCTGCTGGGCGTCTTGCGGCGGCAGGCCGCGTTCAGCCGCAACCGGCAGCTTCTCTCCGAGATCGAACGCGATCTGGCCGAGGGCGGCGGAGCTGGAGATGATGCGCCCGATGCCGCTGCGCTCTTGGAACAGGCCAGGCCCGAAGACCTGGACGGTGGTGTCGGGCGTTCCGGGGCGGGTGGCGCGGCGTGA
- a CDS encoding type II toxin-antitoxin system VapC family toxin: MIVVDASVLANMLLYADERGRRARAVLGRDVEWAAPEHWKAEVFSVVRGLTLGSKIKEEQAVRAVDRLPLLGVEHVSLDELLPRMWQLRSAISGYDAAYVALAEVRGIPLVTADGRLARAATSYCRVELVSSGA; the protein is encoded by the coding sequence GTGATCGTGGTTGACGCTTCGGTGTTGGCGAACATGCTGCTCTACGCAGATGAACGCGGTCGCCGAGCAAGGGCGGTACTGGGGCGCGACGTGGAGTGGGCCGCCCCCGAGCACTGGAAGGCAGAAGTCTTCTCGGTGGTCCGCGGACTCACACTGGGCAGCAAGATCAAAGAGGAGCAGGCGGTTCGAGCGGTTGACCGCCTGCCGCTGCTCGGTGTTGAGCACGTCTCGCTCGACGAGCTGCTTCCGCGCATGTGGCAGCTTCGCTCCGCGATCAGTGGTTACGACGCCGCCTACGTGGCGTTGGCGGAGGTTCGCGGAATCCCGCTCGTGACCGCTGATGGTCGGCTTGCGCGCGCGGCGACGAGCTACTGCCGGGTGGAACTCGTCTCGTCTGGGGCATGA